One Kwoniella dejecticola CBS 10117 chromosome 11, complete sequence DNA segment encodes these proteins:
- a CDS encoding iron donor protein CyaY translates to MNPSSSRAIHQLKALSPRPSSLHHSFRNNRITPSFPSQSTSRTLTYHVQRQTQSGRIPSCSRPITQPLLCTSPSGARRFSTTRIQHTEQGEKPASTLTPEEYEQVSNRDMDILHENLEIYVEEFGPDDWEVEYSSGVMTLSLPPNGTYVINKQPPNLQIWMSSPFSGPSRFDYKTGKGWVHHRDDKIRFKELVEGELRALLVLVKQGGDDHAEGEGEGEGWQGTGL, encoded by the exons AtgaatccatcatcttcccgCGCGATACATCAACTCAAAGCACTGTCGCCGCGTCCGTCCTCCCTACATCACTCTTTCCGAAATAACAGAATCACtccatcattcccatctcaATCGACGTCCCGCACTTTGACCTATCATGTCCAAAGGCAGACCCAAAGTGGACGTATACCCTCATGTTCACGTCCCATCACACAGCCATTGTTATGCACTTCGCCGTCGGGGGCTAGGCGATTTAGTACAACCAGGATACAACATACAGAACAAGGTGAAAAGCC AGCCTCAACACTGACGCCGGAGGAGTACGAGCAAGTCTCCAATCGAGATATGGATATCCTGCATGAGAATCTGGAGATATACGTCGAGGAATTTGGGCCGGATGATTGGGAAGTCGAATACAGT TCCGGAGTAATGaccctctccctccctcccaACGGGACATACGTAATCAACAAACAGCCCCCGAATCTACAAATATGGATGTCGTCTCCCTTCTCCGGGCCATCGCGGTTCGACTACAAGACGGGGAAAGGATGGGTCCACCATCGGGACGATAAGATCAGATTCAAGGAGTTGGTCGAAGGCGAATTGAGGGCGTTGTTAGTGTTAGTCAAACAAGGAGGTGATGATCAtgcggaaggggaaggggaaggggaagggtGGCAAGGGACTGGCTTATGA